A single Ktedonobacteraceae bacterium DNA region contains:
- a CDS encoding MaoC/PaaZ C-terminal domain-containing protein, giving the protein MTTNAQEKTGGFQGATIRYYEDVEVGDALPKLVKAPVTHLQLVRYAGASGDFNPLHTDPKFGEMVGTGGIIAHGMLIMGFVGQLLSDYVGPGALRKFGVRFRGMTRIGDEITCTGQITEKYEADGEARIAGKVQAVDQNGDVKVTGTFVAALPHRP; this is encoded by the coding sequence ATGACGACCAATGCTCAAGAAAAGACAGGTGGTTTCCAGGGAGCAACCATACGCTATTATGAAGATGTGGAGGTAGGCGATGCCCTGCCGAAGCTGGTAAAAGCTCCGGTCACACACCTGCAACTCGTGCGTTATGCAGGCGCGTCCGGCGATTTCAATCCCCTGCACACCGATCCCAAGTTTGGAGAAATGGTCGGCACGGGCGGCATTATTGCTCACGGCATGCTGATTATGGGCTTTGTGGGGCAGCTGCTTAGCGACTATGTGGGACCGGGCGCGCTGCGCAAATTTGGCGTGCGATTCCGCGGCATGACACGCATCGGCGACGAGATCACCTGCACCGGCCAGATCACCGAGAAATACGAGGCCGATGGCGAGGCACGCATCGCCGGAAAAGTGCAGGCCGTTGATCAAAATGGCGATGTCAAAGTGACAGGCACATTTGTGGCGGCGCTGCCACACCGACCATAA
- a CDS encoding MaoC family dehydratase N-terminal domain-containing protein: MFDKSKIGYSFPPFTIEVERGKIRELALAIGDDNPIYFSREAAQAAGYADTPLYPTSPTTFTFWGNAKMGGNLSSLGINVMRILHGEEEYEYLAPVYPGDTLTGVMTVVDGKSRQGQGGSSMDIITTETQYTNQHGQAVLKARTVIVVRE, from the coding sequence ATGTTTGATAAAAGTAAGATTGGTTACAGCTTTCCCCCATTCACTATCGAGGTCGAGCGAGGCAAAATTCGTGAACTGGCCCTCGCTATTGGGGACGATAATCCGATTTATTTCAGTCGTGAGGCGGCACAGGCGGCCGGATATGCTGATACGCCGTTGTACCCTACCTCGCCCACGACGTTCACGTTCTGGGGCAACGCGAAGATGGGCGGCAACCTGTCAAGCCTGGGCATCAACGTGATGCGTATCCTGCATGGCGAAGAGGAGTATGAATACCTGGCTCCGGTCTATCCAGGCGATACACTGACGGGCGTGATGACCGTGGTGGATGGCAAATCGCGCCAGGGCCAGGGCGGCTCCTCGATGGATATCATCACCACCGAGACGCAGTATACGAATCAGCACGGTCAGGCTGTATTGAAAGCCCGTACCGTGATTGTTGTGCGCGAATAG
- a CDS encoding PaaI family thioesterase, protein MDISSEAMVAHINSTREGSVWDVLDIQLVLAEKDKVVATMPIGPNHRQQVGYLHGGISVTLAESVASLGTVLNIDASRQMAFGLEINANHLRPKREGQLTAVATPIHRGRTTHVWDIKITDENDKLVCVSRCTVAVVDRPPDNLNSLPRDMPSFG, encoded by the coding sequence ATGGATATTTCCAGCGAAGCAATGGTAGCTCATATCAATAGCACGCGCGAAGGATCGGTCTGGGATGTGCTTGATATTCAGCTAGTCTTGGCCGAAAAAGATAAAGTGGTTGCGACTATGCCCATCGGCCCCAATCATCGCCAGCAGGTCGGCTACCTGCATGGTGGCATTTCGGTAACGCTGGCCGAGTCGGTAGCATCGCTGGGCACAGTACTGAATATCGACGCCAGCAGGCAGATGGCGTTTGGATTGGAGATCAACGCCAACCACCTGCGGCCCAAACGCGAAGGACAACTTACGGCCGTCGCAACACCAATACATCGTGGTCGCACCACGCATGTCTGGGACATCAAGATCACTGATGAGAACGACAAACTCGTCTGCGTGTCTCGCTGCACAGTCGCCGTCGTAGATCGCCCTCCCGATAATCTCAATTCGCTACCCAGGGATATGCCCAGCTTTGGCTGA
- a CDS encoding ABC-F family ATP-binding cassette domain-containing protein has protein sequence MLLVNFSKVSKDYGGNPIFRDIDLEIMESERIGLVGENGGGKSTLFKLIAGLEDPTSGTISRRRNLTIGYLAQEVDHNQSHKTVFEAVSEVTQELVALPEMLSELEAKMADPEIAGDEEALTAILEEYGRAQERFEVLGGYTLEHKVEAVLHGLGFGPDWYDIEVGMLSGGEKKLVNLARILIKTPDLLLLDEPDNHLDLEAKAWLEQYIQSYPGTVMIISHDRQLLDRAVKKIFELEDGKISEYAGNYSYYFEERQRRLLKQYELYTIQHDEIKRLEVSMHRLKGWAKLNDKFAGRAEDMVKRIERAKQEAVDKPILVRDKIKVNLDADRSGKKVLEVKGLSKSYDGRVLFAPFDFTLTYGERVGIVGANGSGKTTLLKTMLGMLPADSGSVKIGASVVVGYYAQEQETLPFDTTPLDFIRRLKAMNEPQAISFLRGLLFSYQDIHTPIQRLSGGEKSRLQLARLMLTDANFLLLDEPTNNLDIASVEVLEAALQEFDGTILTVSHDRYYLDKIVTKILAIGEDGRVRLYPGNFSYYFERRHME, from the coding sequence ATGCTTTTAGTCAATTTTTCAAAAGTGAGCAAAGATTATGGTGGCAACCCCATCTTCCGGGACATCGACCTGGAAATTATGGAGAGTGAGCGCATTGGACTCGTCGGCGAAAACGGCGGCGGCAAATCGACGCTCTTTAAATTGATCGCCGGTCTTGAAGACCCTACCAGCGGTACGATCTCGCGCCGCCGGAACCTCACCATCGGCTATCTTGCGCAGGAGGTAGACCATAATCAGAGTCATAAGACCGTTTTCGAAGCGGTTTCAGAGGTGACGCAGGAACTCGTCGCCCTGCCGGAGATGCTGAGCGAACTCGAGGCAAAAATGGCCGACCCGGAGATCGCCGGGGACGAGGAAGCCCTTACCGCCATTCTGGAGGAGTACGGCAGAGCGCAGGAGCGCTTCGAGGTCCTGGGCGGCTATACGCTCGAACATAAGGTCGAAGCTGTTTTGCACGGCCTGGGTTTCGGCCCCGATTGGTACGATATCGAAGTGGGTATGCTGAGCGGAGGTGAAAAGAAACTCGTCAACCTGGCGCGTATCCTCATTAAAACGCCAGATTTGCTGCTGCTCGATGAGCCAGACAATCATCTTGACCTGGAAGCTAAGGCGTGGCTGGAACAATACATCCAGAGCTACCCTGGCACCGTGATGATTATCTCTCACGACCGGCAGTTGCTTGATAGAGCCGTCAAGAAAATCTTTGAGCTGGAAGACGGCAAAATCTCGGAGTACGCGGGTAACTATAGCTATTACTTTGAGGAGCGGCAGAGGCGGCTGCTCAAGCAATACGAACTGTATACCATACAGCATGATGAGATCAAACGCCTGGAGGTCAGTATGCATCGTCTCAAGGGTTGGGCCAAATTGAACGACAAGTTCGCGGGCCGTGCTGAAGATATGGTGAAGCGGATTGAGCGGGCGAAGCAGGAGGCTGTGGATAAGCCGATCCTGGTACGCGATAAGATCAAGGTAAATCTCGATGCCGACCGCAGCGGCAAGAAGGTGCTGGAAGTGAAAGGCTTGAGCAAGTCCTATGATGGGCGCGTATTGTTCGCGCCGTTTGACTTCACGCTCACCTATGGCGAGCGCGTCGGTATTGTGGGAGCCAATGGCAGTGGCAAGACGACGCTGCTGAAGACGATGCTTGGTATGCTGCCTGCCGACAGCGGTTCCGTGAAAATCGGGGCCAGCGTGGTTGTTGGCTACTACGCGCAGGAGCAGGAGACGCTGCCATTTGACACCACGCCGCTCGATTTCATTCGTCGCCTGAAAGCGATGAATGAACCGCAGGCCATCAGTTTCTTGCGCGGACTGCTCTTTTCCTACCAGGATATCCATACACCCATCCAACGCTTGAGCGGCGGAGAAAAGAGTCGCTTGCAACTGGCGCGGCTGATGCTCACCGACGCCAACTTCCTGCTGCTGGACGAGCCGACGAACAACCTGGACATCGCATCCGTCGAGGTACTGGAGGCGGCATTGCAGGAATTCGACGGCACCATACTGACCGTTTCGCACGACCGCTATTACCTGGATAAGATCGTGACGAAAATCCTGGCCATCGGCGAGGATGGCCGTGTGCGTCTCTATCCAGGGAATTTCTCGTATTACTTTGAAAGGAGACATATGGAGTAG
- a CDS encoding TIGR03667 family PPOX class F420-dependent oxidoreductase: MSDQIHPKNAHVDQRLRSDLIIWLTTVRPDGRPHMVAVWFLWDGEQFLIFSQPNTQKVRNLRHSSHVTLALDNTDGGEDVIVIDGEAELLTDPDINATLAAYKQKYAADFKEMNTTAEEMAKSYSQGIRVRPTKFY, encoded by the coding sequence ATGTCAGATCAAATACACCCTAAAAATGCTCATGTTGACCAGCGATTGCGCAGTGATCTCATCATCTGGCTCACGACGGTGCGTCCTGATGGCCGGCCGCATATGGTAGCCGTGTGGTTTCTCTGGGATGGCGAGCAGTTCCTGATTTTTAGCCAGCCCAATACTCAGAAGGTGCGCAACCTGCGTCATAGCTCGCATGTCACGCTGGCTCTGGATAATACGGACGGCGGCGAAGATGTGATTGTCATTGACGGCGAGGCCGAGTTACTCACCGACCCGGATATCAATGCGACATTGGCCGCGTACAAGCAAAAATATGCCGCGGATTTCAAAGAAATGAACACGACTGCTGAGGAAATGGCGAAGAGCTACTCGCAGGGCATCCGCGTCAGGCCGACGAAATTTTATTAG
- the priA gene encoding primosomal protein N' encodes MLGNVLTSAASWNSEQPLLSYSVPGELEGELCAGQLVAIPYGDRLVEGIVWSVEDDRDEDEKLRPISTILDPEPALLAHQRALAEWMAEYYVTPLAQVALMMLPPGLIQRSKVVLHLIKSEDVEHNEVAQRAFSRLQALIGLLLADGELDIERLREMVGQKRAREVVQEALASGLIEREPQLDAPRTRTRRKRIVRLISQGEPLDSWKRQAEAMLQASLPEPGQIVMASDNVRRRPKKSVPDPWAIPGSATALTLTPQNRAGLLAQRQLAAVNLLQHDKSEPGMSAHWTPGMLCKASGLTPKQLQTLVDQHIIAIEEIEVARDPLMGRVIPASAPLPLTIDQREALEQILAEQSDAHPHWPILLHGVTGSGKTEVYLQALADVIARGKRGIVLVPEIALTAQAIQRFAGRFPGRVAIIHSALTAGERYDEWRRIRAGQVDVVIGSRSALFAPVSDLGIIILDEEHEPAYKQNERRPTYHAREVAIRLGYILRIPVVLGSATPSVESFYRAERGEYHLVELRNRIGAALPPVEVIDLRGELHAGNTSIFSRRLQDELEQVLNKGQQAILYLNRRGAASCVLCRECGYVAMCDRCDVPLTYHSTERILLCHYCNGQGKVLDICPQCNSVSMRYFGLGTEKVEDTIARLFPGARLLRWDRDTAKHRRAHEQLLDRFANREADILVGTQMIAKGLDLPGVTLVGVISADIALMLPDFAASERAFTLLTQVAGRAGRGEEAGRVIIQTFNPQNFCIDAASRHNYHEFYEAEIDVRRRYGYPPFRQFVKFTYSHENRRRSQNEALLLREKLDQWIERLGLAQTDTVGPAPALMERIRGKYRWQMIARGPDLHPLLRVIDTPGWEVDIDPVSTM; translated from the coding sequence GTGCTTGGGAACGTGTTGACCTCTGCGGCCAGTTGGAATAGCGAGCAACCCCTGCTCAGCTATTCCGTTCCGGGTGAACTAGAAGGAGAACTGTGTGCCGGGCAACTGGTTGCCATCCCTTACGGAGACAGGCTGGTCGAGGGCATTGTATGGAGCGTGGAGGATGATAGGGATGAAGATGAAAAATTACGTCCTATCTCGACCATTCTTGATCCCGAACCGGCTTTGCTGGCTCATCAGCGCGCGCTGGCAGAATGGATGGCCGAATATTATGTCACGCCCCTGGCGCAGGTCGCGCTGATGATGCTCCCGCCAGGATTGATACAGCGCTCGAAAGTTGTATTGCACCTGATAAAAAGCGAGGATGTGGAGCACAATGAGGTTGCGCAGCGAGCCTTTAGTCGCTTGCAGGCGCTGATCGGCCTGCTGCTGGCAGATGGAGAACTGGACATCGAACGCCTGCGCGAGATGGTTGGTCAGAAACGCGCCAGGGAGGTTGTGCAGGAGGCGCTGGCCAGCGGCCTGATCGAGCGTGAACCACAATTGGATGCACCACGCACGCGCACTCGTCGCAAGCGAATCGTGCGGCTCATCTCGCAGGGCGAGCCGCTCGATTCCTGGAAACGACAGGCAGAGGCTATGTTGCAGGCAAGCCTGCCTGAACCCGGACAGATTGTGATGGCGTCAGATAACGTGCGCCGTCGTCCTAAAAAAAGCGTGCCTGATCCCTGGGCCATTCCTGGTTCTGCTACCGCGCTCACGCTCACACCCCAGAATCGCGCGGGCTTGCTAGCACAGCGCCAGCTGGCCGCGGTCAACCTGCTGCAACACGACAAAAGTGAGCCTGGGATGAGCGCACATTGGACGCCGGGTATGCTCTGCAAAGCCAGCGGCCTGACTCCTAAACAATTGCAAACCCTGGTAGACCAGCATATCATTGCCATCGAAGAAATCGAGGTAGCGCGCGATCCTCTCATGGGCCGCGTCATCCCGGCCAGCGCGCCACTTCCTTTAACAATAGATCAGCGAGAAGCATTAGAGCAGATTCTGGCAGAGCAAAGCGATGCTCACCCACACTGGCCCATCCTCCTACATGGTGTTACTGGCAGTGGCAAAACAGAGGTTTATCTGCAAGCCCTGGCGGATGTGATTGCCAGGGGCAAGCGCGGCATTGTGCTGGTGCCGGAAATAGCGCTGACGGCCCAGGCAATCCAGCGCTTCGCGGGCCGCTTTCCTGGGCGCGTTGCCATTATTCACAGTGCGCTCACTGCTGGGGAGCGTTACGACGAATGGCGGCGCATCCGGGCGGGGCAGGTCGATGTAGTGATCGGCTCGCGTTCCGCCCTCTTCGCGCCGGTATCAGACCTGGGCATCATCATCCTGGATGAAGAACACGAGCCGGCCTACAAACAAAATGAGCGCCGCCCGACCTATCATGCGCGCGAGGTCGCCATCAGGTTGGGGTATATCCTGCGCATACCGGTCGTACTGGGTAGCGCAACGCCTTCTGTAGAATCGTTCTACCGCGCCGAACGCGGAGAATATCACCTGGTCGAGTTGCGCAACCGCATCGGAGCAGCGCTGCCCCCGGTTGAAGTGATCGACCTGCGCGGCGAGTTGCACGCGGGCAATACCAGCATTTTCAGCCGACGCTTGCAAGACGAGTTGGAACAGGTTTTGAATAAGGGACAGCAGGCCATTCTTTATCTGAACCGGCGCGGGGCGGCAAGTTGCGTCTTGTGCCGGGAGTGTGGCTACGTGGCGATGTGTGACCGCTGCGATGTGCCGCTGACCTATCATTCGACGGAACGCATTCTGCTGTGCCATTATTGCAATGGGCAAGGCAAGGTGCTCGACATCTGCCCGCAGTGCAACAGCGTGAGCATGCGCTACTTTGGCCTGGGGACGGAAAAAGTGGAGGATACGATTGCGCGTCTTTTTCCCGGAGCGCGGTTGCTGCGTTGGGATCGCGATACGGCTAAACACCGCCGCGCCCACGAGCAATTGCTTGATCGCTTTGCCAATCGCGAGGCAGATATACTGGTTGGCACGCAGATGATTGCCAAGGGGCTTGATTTGCCGGGAGTGACGCTTGTCGGGGTTATCTCAGCAGATATTGCCCTTATGCTGCCCGATTTCGCGGCTTCTGAACGCGCATTCACGCTACTCACCCAGGTGGCGGGGCGGGCGGGACGCGGCGAGGAGGCCGGGCGCGTAATCATTCAAACGTTCAATCCCCAAAACTTCTGCATCGATGCCGCCTCACGCCACAATTACCATGAATTTTACGAGGCTGAAATCGATGTGCGCCGCCGCTACGGTTATCCGCCCTTTCGCCAGTTCGTCAAGTTCACCTACAGTCACGAGAACCGCCGCCGCTCGCAGAACGAAGCACTGTTGCTACGTGAGAAGCTAGATCAATGGATCGAGCGGCTTGGGCTGGCACAAACTGATACCGTTGGACCGGCTCCCGCCCTTATGGAGCGGATACGAGGCAAATATCGCTGGCAGATGATCGCGCGCGGCCCCGACCTGCATCCTCTCTTGAGGGTAATCGATACTCCTGGCTGGGAAGTAGACATCGATCCGGTGAGTACGATGTAA
- the mutL gene encoding DNA mismatch repair endonuclease MutL, whose product MPIRQLAPDVAAKIAAGEVVERPASVVKELIENSIDAGATQIRVDLMNGGLQLIRVTDNGCGIPAEELPLALARHATSKVAQIDDLEHIRSLGFRGEALASIAAVAEVTLLSRHRGDAHGAQVSASNGRISEVSTAASPEGTTLTVRNLFSAVPARLKFLKSRNTEISHCHHLLEQYALAYPEIRFSVYSEGRPIFATPGDGQLSSVLIEIYGLQVTEQMVPISSLDGTEKDQDPERPVVTGYTSLPACYKSTRQHMSFFVNRRWVLSRMLSYAVEEAYHSLLLPGRHPIAVVNIALDPSQIDVNVHPAKTEIRFLREKRVYAAILRAVRKAVLEEAAIPEWGSGNLANVRGNSINVDDEIERSETAIGAIEDAGVEAEFTAPLNATKDSSIDSEAEPGSSPGTEDVPAYPQDNPWLTVTEEETGTKPPLLSRLWQSHVHRPEPAQSESTQNGPQANLPVAATSEPEPGKMDNTALSWETGAHTAAPPENAGTLFQARHLPPLRVVGQLSQSYIVTEGPDGMYLIDQHAAHERILLERMVAALESHTSLSQLLLTPVVLDLAPKEMEAIEDHLQDLEQIGFSLELRDDSTLHVKAVPSVLIKQINARSVRELLAELTAPEDLGHAGTWQEHALANVACKAAIKANYFLTVSEMREMIEQLEHTKAPYSCCHGRPTMVHFSLSALEREFGRR is encoded by the coding sequence ATGCCGATACGCCAGCTTGCGCCTGATGTTGCCGCCAAAATCGCCGCCGGGGAGGTCGTCGAACGACCGGCTTCCGTGGTGAAAGAGTTAATAGAGAACAGCATCGATGCTGGAGCCACGCAGATTCGCGTCGATTTGATGAATGGCGGATTGCAGCTTATCCGCGTTACCGATAATGGCTGCGGTATTCCGGCGGAAGAGTTGCCGCTGGCGCTGGCAAGACACGCGACAAGTAAGGTTGCTCAGATTGATGATCTGGAACATATTCGCTCGCTTGGCTTTCGAGGTGAGGCCCTGGCCAGCATCGCTGCTGTAGCCGAAGTCACGCTGCTGAGCCGTCATCGTGGAGATGCGCATGGCGCGCAGGTAAGCGCCTCTAACGGGCGCATTTCGGAAGTCAGCACGGCTGCTTCCCCAGAGGGCACGACACTCACCGTGCGCAATCTCTTCAGTGCTGTTCCGGCGCGTCTGAAGTTTCTGAAGAGCCGCAACACAGAGATCAGCCATTGCCATCACCTGCTCGAGCAGTACGCGCTGGCATACCCGGAAATTCGTTTCAGCGTCTACAGTGAGGGACGGCCTATTTTCGCGACGCCCGGTGATGGACAACTTTCAAGTGTGCTGATCGAAATCTATGGTTTGCAGGTTACCGAGCAAATGGTTCCTATCAGCAGTCTTGATGGCACCGAGAAGGACCAGGACCCCGAACGGCCCGTCGTCACCGGCTATACCAGTCTCCCCGCCTGTTACAAAAGCACGCGCCAGCACATGTCGTTCTTCGTCAACCGGCGTTGGGTGCTCAGCCGCATGCTCAGCTACGCTGTCGAGGAAGCGTATCACTCGTTGCTGCTGCCGGGGCGCCATCCCATCGCCGTCGTTAACATTGCGCTCGATCCCTCACAGATCGATGTCAACGTTCATCCCGCCAAAACCGAGATTCGTTTCCTCAGGGAGAAACGAGTGTATGCCGCCATCCTGCGAGCCGTGCGAAAAGCAGTGCTGGAAGAGGCAGCGATACCGGAATGGGGCAGTGGAAATCTTGCCAACGTGCGGGGAAACAGCATCAATGTGGATGATGAGATCGAGAGAAGCGAGACGGCAATCGGCGCCATAGAAGATGCCGGTGTAGAAGCCGAATTTACTGCACCTTTGAACGCTACCAAAGATTCCAGCATTGATAGTGAGGCTGAGCCTGGTTCCAGCCCTGGCACTGAGGATGTACCGGCTTATCCGCAGGATAATCCCTGGCTTACTGTTACCGAAGAGGAGACGGGTACGAAGCCACCTTTGTTATCGAGATTGTGGCAGAGCCACGTACATAGACCGGAACCCGCGCAATCTGAGTCTACTCAAAATGGCCCGCAGGCGAATCTGCCTGTGGCAGCTACGTCAGAACCTGAGCCTGGAAAGATGGACAATACAGCACTTTCCTGGGAAACAGGCGCACATACAGCAGCGCCGCCAGAGAATGCCGGTACATTATTCCAGGCTCGTCACCTGCCGCCCTTGCGCGTTGTTGGACAGCTTTCGCAGAGCTATATTGTGACCGAGGGACCCGATGGCATGTACCTGATTGACCAGCATGCCGCGCACGAACGCATCTTACTGGAGCGCATGGTAGCAGCACTTGAGTCACATACGTCTCTCTCGCAACTGCTGCTTACACCTGTTGTGCTTGACCTGGCTCCGAAGGAGATGGAAGCGATTGAAGACCACCTGCAAGACCTGGAGCAGATTGGCTTCTCGCTGGAGCTGCGCGATGACAGCACGCTGCATGTCAAGGCAGTGCCGAGTGTGCTTATCAAGCAGATAAATGCGCGCTCAGTGCGCGAACTGCTGGCCGAGTTGACCGCGCCGGAGGACCTGGGACATGCCGGCACATGGCAGGAACACGCGCTGGCGAACGTGGCATGCAAGGCCGCGATCAAAGCCAACTATTTTCTTACGGTCAGTGAGATGCGTGAGATGATCGAGCAACTGGAACATACGAAGGCTCCCTATAGCTGCTGCCATGGTCGGCCCACGATGGTGCATTTCAGTCTATCCGCGCTAGAGCGCGAATTTGGGAGACGCTAG
- a CDS encoding 4-hydroxy-3-methylbut-2-enyl diphosphate reductase, producing the protein MEVIKISPRGYCYGVVDALQIVRKTAKDPQQPRPIYIIGQIVHNRHAIEELTALGVITLDGPDRASILEQVKEGTVIFTAHGVSPLVKQRARERGLNCIDATCPDVTVTHDLVRDLVAKGYYILYIGKKGHPEPEGVLGEVPGHISLIENEADVDALALTPQQQEKLAISTQTTLSQWDTRRVIAYIKEKYPHAEVHIDICAATQSRQEAVVAQAKGADLTIVVGDPRSNNTNRLVQVSEELAGVPAVRIEDISQLKTEWLQGKKRVAVTAGASTPSQLTREVIRFLEQYRPD; encoded by the coding sequence ATGGAAGTCATCAAAATATCTCCGCGTGGTTATTGTTATGGCGTAGTTGATGCATTGCAAATAGTTCGTAAAACGGCGAAAGACCCGCAACAGCCCCGCCCGATCTATATCATCGGACAGATTGTGCATAATCGTCACGCGATAGAAGAACTCACTGCCCTCGGTGTGATTACACTGGATGGGCCCGACCGTGCCAGCATCCTGGAACAGGTCAAAGAGGGTACCGTCATTTTCACCGCCCATGGTGTTTCTCCCCTGGTAAAGCAAAGGGCTCGCGAGCGCGGGCTGAATTGTATCGATGCCACCTGCCCCGATGTTACCGTGACGCACGATCTCGTGCGCGACCTGGTGGCAAAGGGGTACTATATCCTCTATATCGGCAAAAAAGGCCATCCCGAACCAGAAGGCGTCCTCGGCGAAGTGCCAGGCCATATTAGCCTGATCGAAAACGAGGCCGATGTCGATGCCCTCGCTCTCACACCGCAGCAACAGGAAAAACTGGCTATCTCGACACAAACCACGCTCTCACAATGGGACACACGCCGCGTCATCGCGTATATTAAAGAGAAGTACCCGCACGCGGAGGTACATATTGATATCTGCGCCGCCACGCAGAGCCGCCAGGAGGCGGTCGTGGCGCAGGCCAAAGGCGCCGACCTGACCATCGTCGTCGGCGACCCGCGTAGCAACAATACCAATCGCCTCGTACAGGTATCGGAAGAACTGGCAGGCGTTCCGGCTGTGCGCATCGAGGATATCTCGCAACTGAAAACAGAATGGCTGCAGGGCAAAAAACGCGTTGCCGTCACAGCCGGTGCCTCGACTCCAAGCCAGTTGACGCGCGAGGTGATCCGCTTTCTTGAGCAATACCGGCCAGACTAA